One genomic region from Bacillota bacterium encodes:
- a CDS encoding histidinol-phosphatase HisJ family protein: MGWNSRVEYTRVDYQVHTFLSHDGRATMLEHCARAMALGLDEIGFSEHKDFDPNDPVVEYFDYDLFMDDITYVRDLFRGRLRIRAGVEIDYQQWFEPDVRVWLSQYPFDYVLGCVHYVDALMLMTDDYVQRFPTAREAYQRYYEEVLHSVESGLIDIVGHLEYAKRRGVPRFGAFDPQPYREHLFTLFDLMVEKGTVLEINTAGLRQDARDFYPCRQTLQWYYERGGRLITFGSDAHHPDELAHCLPDAVRMAWDVGFREVAVFERRKMSLLPLCKAKK, encoded by the coding sequence ATGGGCTGGAATAGCAGAGTGGAATATACGCGGGTGGATTATCAGGTGCATACCTTCCTGTCGCACGACGGACGCGCGACCATGCTGGAACACTGCGCCCGTGCAATGGCTCTGGGGCTGGACGAAATCGGCTTCAGCGAACATAAGGATTTTGACCCTAACGATCCCGTGGTGGAATACTTCGATTACGACCTGTTCATGGACGACATCACCTATGTGCGCGACCTGTTCCGGGGGCGATTGCGAATCCGTGCAGGCGTGGAGATAGATTACCAGCAGTGGTTCGAACCGGATGTGCGTGTGTGGCTCAGCCAGTATCCTTTTGACTATGTACTGGGTTGCGTGCATTATGTGGACGCACTGATGCTGATGACCGATGACTACGTGCAGCGTTTCCCCACGGCTCGCGAGGCGTACCAACGCTACTACGAGGAAGTGCTGCATTCGGTGGAAAGCGGGTTGATTGACATCGTGGGGCATCTGGAGTATGCCAAACGGCGCGGTGTGCCCCGATTTGGCGCATTTGACCCCCAGCCCTACCGCGAACACTTGTTCACGTTGTTTGACCTGATGGTGGAGAAAGGCACGGTGCTGGAGATAAACACCGCCGGTCTTCGGCAAGATGCCCGCGATTTCTACCCCTGCCGACAGACCCTGCAATGGTACTATGAACGCGGCGGCAGGCTCATCACCTTTGGCTCGGACGCTCACCACCCCGACGAGTTAGCGCATTGCTTGCCGGATGCGGTGCGCATGGCGTGGGACGTCGGCTTTCGCGAGGTCGCGGTGTTCGAGAGGAGAAAGATGAGCCTCTTGCCGCTGTGTAAGGCAAAGAAATAA
- a CDS encoding NAD(P)H-binding protein → MERFAFILHPLRQEDFTRKYPILKAVPFRWVEETFKHMPPRVLSHITGIESRTGAQAEGWFIAVPMTPRLLLETPFEKVLPRIVRAGRMAEELGAQIIGLGAFLKVVGDRGVSVARALNTPVTTGNSYTAGSALQGTLLAAARMGIRAEEAQATVIGATGAIGSVCARILAKHVAQITLVARKRDRLEALQEEIARSTPAEVHISTDSRSAVRDADMVIAVSSATDVLIEPEDLRPGAVVCDVARPRNVSAAVYEKRNDVLVIDGGVIRVPGENVDFGFNFGFPPKHAEACIAETIILALERRFECFTLGADIRVDQVEEITRLAHKHGFEVAGFRRFERAIPDEEVERIRRNAGRPHEVEPPMLIK, encoded by the coding sequence GTGGAGCGGTTTGCGTTTATTTTGCACCCGTTACGTCAGGAAGACTTTACCCGGAAATATCCCATCCTGAAGGCGGTTCCCTTCCGCTGGGTGGAAGAAACATTCAAACACATGCCCCCGCGTGTACTGTCCCACATCACGGGCATCGAATCGCGCACTGGCGCACAGGCAGAGGGCTGGTTCATCGCCGTTCCCATGACGCCGCGCCTGCTGCTGGAGACCCCCTTTGAGAAGGTGTTGCCCCGAATCGTGCGGGCTGGACGCATGGCGGAAGAGCTGGGTGCGCAGATTATCGGGCTTGGCGCGTTCCTGAAGGTGGTGGGCGATCGCGGCGTGAGTGTGGCGCGCGCGTTGAACACTCCCGTGACCACCGGCAACTCCTACACGGCGGGCAGTGCATTGCAGGGCACTCTGCTGGCGGCGGCGCGTATGGGCATCCGCGCGGAGGAGGCACAGGCGACCGTCATCGGTGCGACAGGGGCGATTGGCAGCGTGTGTGCGCGCATTCTGGCAAAGCATGTGGCGCAAATCACGCTGGTGGCGCGCAAGCGCGACCGGCTGGAAGCGTTGCAGGAGGAGATAGCCCGTTCCACACCCGCCGAGGTTCACATATCTACCGACTCGCGTAGCGCGGTGCGCGACGCCGACATGGTGATTGCCGTCAGCTCCGCCACCGATGTGCTGATAGAACCCGAAGACCTGCGTCCGGGCGCAGTGGTTTGCGATGTGGCGCGCCCCCGCAACGTGTCCGCTGCTGTGTATGAAAAGCGCAATGATGTGCTGGTGATCGACGGCGGAGTAATCCGGGTGCCCGGAGAGAATGTGGATTTCGGCTTTAACTTCGGCTTTCCCCCCAAACACGCGGAGGCGTGTATCGCCGAGACCATTATCCTGGCACTGGAACGCCGCTTCGAGTGCTTCACGCTGGGCGCGGACATCCGCGTGGACCAGGTGGAGGAGATTACCCGCCTGGCGCACAAGCACGGCTTCGAGGTGGCAGGTTTCCGTCGATTCGAACGCGCCATCCCCGACGAGGAGGTCGAACGCATCCGCCGCAACGCCGGACGTCCTCATGAGGTGGAACCGCCGATGCTCATCAAGTAA
- a CDS encoding NTP transferase domain-containing protein has translation MNQAIVLCAGAGSRFWPYNEVRNKCATPVVNEPAVRRLVRQIREAGIRRAVVVLGVHPGSVRSALHGVDGLEIAFVGVQGVPGTAACVHAALPLLDNSQRFAVFYGDVVTTQATVNRFLQTAAHSDAAAVALVQPVIPPERTIDWLGAHVQQERIEYVEGHSRDCEHRLCGIYAFTPSALPAIQNNPGIMTQVPVGGMPPLEAELAQSLQTLIDDGKEVLAVEVEGYLVDMDKPWHILEANRRVLDEMSRNLQESVIHPTARIHDGAEIKGFVLLGEGSKVGNRVVLEGNVFIGKHTRVVNGAIVGRAVAIGNHTRVSDYCLIGAYSVVGNRCIVGHGAELDGVMFDGAYLYHYCEIAGVVGQSVDIGAATVCGTLRFDDAETIHRIKGRREFPVHGADSTYFGDFSRTGVNVITQPGVKIGAYTCIGPGVVVYEDVPSRKLILLKQELVEREWGPERYGW, from the coding sequence ATGAATCAGGCGATAGTCCTGTGCGCTGGGGCAGGTAGCCGCTTCTGGCCGTATAACGAGGTGCGCAACAAATGCGCCACACCGGTGGTGAACGAACCTGCAGTGCGCCGGCTGGTGCGGCAGATTCGCGAAGCGGGCATCCGTCGGGCAGTGGTGGTGCTGGGTGTGCACCCAGGTTCCGTCCGTTCGGCGTTGCATGGCGTAGATGGGCTGGAAATCGCCTTTGTCGGCGTGCAGGGGGTTCCAGGCACGGCGGCATGCGTTCACGCGGCTCTGCCCCTGCTGGACAACTCTCAGCGTTTTGCGGTGTTTTACGGAGATGTGGTGACCACACAGGCGACGGTGAACCGATTCCTGCAAACCGCTGCGCATAGCGACGCAGCGGCGGTCGCGCTGGTGCAGCCGGTTATCCCGCCCGAGCGGACGATTGACTGGCTGGGCGCGCACGTGCAGCAGGAGCGCATCGAATATGTGGAGGGACACAGCCGCGACTGCGAACACCGGCTATGTGGCATCTATGCCTTCACGCCATCTGCCCTTCCTGCCATCCAGAACAATCCGGGCATCATGACCCAGGTGCCCGTTGGCGGGATGCCGCCACTGGAAGCGGAGCTGGCGCAGAGCCTGCAAACGCTGATAGACGACGGGAAAGAGGTGCTGGCGGTGGAGGTGGAGGGCTACCTCGTGGACATGGACAAGCCCTGGCATATTCTAGAGGCAAACCGGCGTGTGCTGGACGAGATGAGCCGAAACCTGCAGGAAAGCGTCATCCACCCCACTGCCCGCATCCATGACGGGGCAGAGATAAAGGGGTTTGTCCTGCTTGGGGAAGGAAGCAAGGTTGGCAACCGGGTGGTGCTGGAAGGCAACGTGTTCATCGGCAAGCACACGCGTGTGGTGAACGGGGCGATTGTGGGCAGGGCGGTGGCGATTGGCAACCACACGCGCGTTAGCGACTACTGCCTGATTGGCGCGTATAGCGTGGTGGGCAACCGGTGCATCGTGGGGCATGGCGCGGAGCTGGACGGCGTGATGTTCGACGGGGCTTACCTGTATCACTATTGCGAGATTGCGGGTGTGGTGGGGCAATCGGTGGACATCGGCGCGGCGACGGTGTGCGGCACACTGCGCTTCGACGACGCCGAGACCATCCATCGCATTAAGGGCAGGCGCGAGTTTCCCGTCCACGGCGCGGACTCCACCTACTTCGGTGATTTCAGCCGCACGGGGGTGAATGTCATCACACAGCCGGGCGTCAAGATTGGCGCATACACGTGCATCGGCCCGGGTGTTGTCGTCTACGAGGACGTACCCAGTCGGAAGCTGATTCTGCTCAAGCAGGAGCTGGTAGAGAGAGAGTGGGGACCGGAGCGATACGGATGGTAA
- a CDS encoding D-lyxose/D-mannose family sugar isomerase, producing the protein MITESQLRQAQERAMEYLRKANIVLTPEEQKNIEVADFGLGDLENTGLELVVYVNTDRYCAKELVLFPRQTCPEHRHPPVNGDPGKMETFRCRWGEVYLYVEGEPTPNPKAKPPAGREQHYTVWHEIVLRPGEQYTIPSNTKHWFQAGDEGAVVSEFSSTSRDEADIFTDPDIERITKVVPG; encoded by the coding sequence ATGATTACCGAAAGCCAGCTGCGTCAGGCTCAGGAGCGCGCGATGGAGTATCTGCGCAAAGCAAACATCGTGCTGACGCCAGAGGAACAAAAGAATATCGAAGTGGCAGACTTCGGTTTGGGCGACCTGGAGAATACCGGACTGGAGCTGGTGGTGTATGTGAACACCGACCGCTACTGCGCTAAGGAGCTGGTGCTGTTCCCGCGTCAGACCTGTCCGGAGCACCGTCATCCGCCGGTGAACGGCGACCCGGGCAAGATGGAGACCTTCCGCTGCCGCTGGGGCGAGGTGTACCTGTACGTGGAAGGCGAGCCAACGCCCAACCCTAAAGCAAAGCCCCCCGCCGGACGGGAACAGCATTACACAGTGTGGCATGAGATTGTGCTGCGCCCCGGCGAGCAGTACACCATTCCTTCTAACACCAAACACTGGTTCCAGGCGGGCGATGAAGGCGCGGTGGTGAGCGAGTTTTCTTCCACCAGCCGCGATGAAGCCGACATCTTCACCGACCCTGATATCGAACGCATCACGAAGGTCGTACCGGGATAG
- a CDS encoding heavy metal-binding domain-containing protein, whose product MIITTTPTLEGKSIRQYLGLVVGEAIVGANVFKDLFASIRDIVGGRSAAYEEELQRARDIAVQEMIARAQAMGANAIVGIDLDYEVLGQGGSMLMVTVSGTAVVVE is encoded by the coding sequence GTGATTATCACCACTACTCCCACCTTAGAAGGCAAGAGCATTCGCCAGTATCTGGGGCTGGTCGTTGGGGAAGCCATCGTGGGCGCGAACGTGTTCAAGGACCTGTTCGCCAGCATTCGCGACATCGTGGGCGGGCGGTCAGCAGCCTACGAAGAGGAGTTGCAGCGTGCAAGGGACATCGCCGTGCAGGAGATGATAGCGCGTGCGCAGGCGATGGGGGCAAACGCCATTGTAGGCATTGACCTGGACTACGAGGTGCTGGGTCAGGGCGGCTCGATGCTGATGGTGACGGTAAGCGGCACGGCTGTGGTCGTGGAGTAA
- a CDS encoding DUF5107 domain-containing protein, with protein MSVHLWEETVTIPTCPVGKANPHPPLQRRGYWAVYPYPLLDQLSDEAEPRQYHAVFVENPYLRVMVLPELGGRVWSLYDKISERECLHQPPSIKPALIGLTGAWIAGGIEFNFPIGHRYTTHQPVWYTLSYPKEEGEKATIWIGEICRRSRMMWMVGISLYPDRAFMETDIRLFNRTELKKRFYFWTNCAVSAHEEWKWILPASSVRNWEGDLSEARATLPFPVTDDGADLSLYRSYDRASSVFAHDFRGDFFGGYDLREDTGLLHVANPRDACGRKLFTWGTADDGAVWAERLDDRGVPYVEIQTGRFEDQSIWHWIPPHSLECWQEAWYPIRGLQGTVSAASRDGALSVQMQGQQLQVRFHSTAPRPDHRLILQYGDDVVHEQRVDLYPERTGSWQFTLPQPAQLPLKVLIATGARDTLLEAIANPVIERERITIPPAPSGDDAQTYFLQADALERGALLDEAEAKYRQALEKLPDYLPALNALARMCLEDARWDECLRYTERALQRDPQNHEAMYLRALCLVTQGRDTEAEEWLYPLRRSAEYRALAFYLLAMCALRRRDLARADDLLAECLLYNAAHIKAWMMRAAVLRLRGEVEEAAQVRLQVHLLAPLEPLLRTEAYLGTPESPEADAVNLLKPLTMQAWGFEEVACDYLNAGCATDAIRILEASARLGLPEQAITHYLLALAYSQKGLLAQVAEHALLAARSEQRYLFPWRLEDYHALQKVLAVKANDTLARYALGNWLAAHRRWEDALREWLMALDASVPSSLENLQTLAERCLRATPPELPIAPTLYRNIGLALSEAKGWHDLALRYYERALSLSPDDHYLWVERDAVARRAGIEATVRLQWLEQASQQVLQENRMAQLHAHLLVQAQRYDDAIRVLHSRTFHVAEGETSTRPVWVGAHLGKGKQMAQRSDWQGALEHFQHALEYPHHLAVGKPVHPADAIPFFWAGLAAQRLGQDELAQQYWQEATRCAAYSEKDKAHQAVALDLLGRQEEAQQLAQVEGIAREMQQLREEIAATRAETTSFEGMAFHP; from the coding sequence ATGTCTGTGCATCTCTGGGAGGAGACAGTAACCATCCCCACCTGTCCAGTGGGTAAAGCGAACCCGCATCCGCCACTACAGCGCAGGGGCTACTGGGCGGTATATCCCTATCCTCTACTCGACCAGCTCAGCGATGAGGCAGAGCCTCGCCAGTATCATGCGGTCTTCGTAGAGAACCCGTACCTGCGCGTGATGGTGCTGCCCGAACTCGGCGGGCGGGTGTGGTCGCTGTATGATAAAATCAGCGAACGCGAGTGCCTGCACCAGCCGCCATCCATCAAACCGGCACTTATTGGGCTGACTGGCGCGTGGATTGCCGGAGGCATCGAGTTCAACTTCCCCATCGGTCACCGCTACACCACGCACCAGCCTGTCTGGTACACCCTTTCCTATCCCAAAGAGGAGGGGGAGAAAGCCACCATCTGGATTGGCGAAATCTGCCGACGCAGCCGCATGATGTGGATGGTCGGCATTAGCCTTTATCCTGACCGTGCGTTCATGGAGACCGATATCCGTCTGTTCAACCGCACCGAGCTGAAGAAACGCTTCTACTTCTGGACGAACTGCGCCGTGTCGGCGCACGAGGAATGGAAATGGATACTGCCCGCTTCTTCCGTGCGCAACTGGGAGGGCGACCTGAGCGAGGCACGCGCTACCTTGCCCTTCCCTGTCACCGACGACGGCGCCGACCTGAGCCTGTACCGCAGTTATGATAGAGCCTCCAGTGTGTTCGCGCACGACTTCCGGGGCGACTTCTTCGGCGGCTATGACCTGCGCGAAGACACTGGGCTGTTGCACGTTGCCAATCCACGCGACGCCTGCGGCAGGAAGCTGTTCACCTGGGGCACGGCGGACGACGGCGCAGTGTGGGCGGAGCGGCTGGACGACCGCGGTGTGCCCTATGTGGAGATTCAGACGGGACGCTTTGAAGACCAGAGCATCTGGCACTGGATACCCCCGCACTCTCTGGAATGCTGGCAGGAGGCGTGGTACCCCATTCGCGGACTGCAGGGGACGGTTTCGGCAGCCAGCCGGGATGGGGCGTTGAGTGTGCAAATGCAGGGACAACAGCTACAGGTGCGCTTCCACAGCACCGCTCCGCGCCCCGACCATCGCCTCATCCTGCAGTATGGCGACGATGTGGTGCATGAGCAAAGGGTAGACCTCTATCCGGAGCGCACGGGCAGCTGGCAATTCACGCTGCCGCAGCCCGCCCAACTGCCGTTGAAGGTTCTCATCGCCACCGGGGCGCGGGACACCTTACTGGAAGCGATTGCCAACCCTGTCATCGAGCGGGAGCGTATCACTATTCCCCCAGCTCCCTCTGGCGACGACGCGCAGACCTACTTCTTGCAGGCAGACGCGCTGGAGCGCGGCGCGCTTCTGGACGAGGCGGAAGCGAAATACCGACAGGCACTGGAGAAGCTGCCGGACTACCTGCCTGCGCTGAACGCTCTGGCGCGCATGTGTCTCGAAGACGCACGCTGGGACGAGTGCCTGCGGTATACGGAACGCGCCCTGCAGCGCGACCCGCAAAACCACGAGGCGATGTACCTGCGTGCGCTGTGCCTGGTCACGCAGGGCAGAGATACCGAAGCGGAAGAGTGGCTCTACCCGTTGCGACGGAGCGCGGAATACCGCGCACTGGCATTCTATCTTCTGGCGATGTGCGCGCTGCGACGACGCGATTTGGCTCGGGCAGACGACCTGCTTGCCGAGTGCCTGTTGTATAACGCCGCGCACATCAAAGCTTGGATGATGCGGGCGGCGGTGCTTCGCCTGCGCGGAGAGGTGGAGGAAGCGGCACAGGTGCGCCTGCAGGTGCACCTGCTCGCACCGCTGGAGCCTCTGCTACGCACGGAAGCCTATCTGGGCACGCCCGAATCGCCCGAAGCGGATGCGGTCAATCTGCTGAAACCGCTGACGATGCAGGCATGGGGCTTCGAGGAGGTCGCCTGTGACTACCTGAACGCCGGCTGCGCAACCGACGCCATCCGCATTTTGGAGGCGTCTGCCCGGCTTGGTCTGCCCGAACAGGCTATCACCCATTACCTGCTCGCGCTGGCTTACAGCCAGAAGGGGCTACTGGCGCAGGTGGCGGAACACGCCCTGCTCGCCGCCCGCAGTGAGCAACGCTACCTCTTCCCATGGCGGCTGGAGGATTATCATGCCCTCCAGAAAGTGCTGGCGGTCAAAGCAAATGACACGCTTGCCCGCTACGCGCTGGGCAACTGGCTGGCAGCGCACCGGCGATGGGAAGACGCACTGCGCGAATGGCTCATGGCACTGGATGCGTCTGTCCCTTCCAGCCTGGAGAACCTGCAAACGCTTGCGGAGCGTTGCCTGCGGGCGACACCGCCCGAACTGCCCATCGCCCCGACCCTGTACCGCAACATCGGTCTCGCGCTGTCGGAGGCGAAGGGCTGGCACGACCTTGCGCTGCGCTACTATGAGCGCGCCCTATCGTTATCTCCGGACGACCATTACCTGTGGGTGGAGCGAGACGCTGTGGCGCGGCGCGCTGGTATCGAGGCGACTGTACGCCTGCAGTGGCTGGAGCAGGCAAGCCAGCAGGTTCTGCAAGAAAACCGCATGGCGCAGTTGCACGCGCACCTGCTGGTGCAGGCGCAGCGCTACGACGACGCTATCCGCGTGCTACACTCGCGTACCTTCCATGTGGCAGAAGGAGAGACATCCACTCGCCCTGTGTGGGTAGGGGCGCATCTCGGCAAGGGCAAGCAAATGGCGCAGCGGAGCGACTGGCAGGGTGCGCTGGAGCACTTCCAGCACGCACTGGAGTATCCCCATCATCTGGCAGTGGGTAAGCCGGTGCATCCGGCGGACGCAATCCCCTTCTTCTGGGCAGGGCTGGCGGCACAACGTCTGGGACAGGACGAACTGGCGCAACAGTACTGGCAGGAAGCGACACGGTGCGCGGCATATTCCGAGAAAGACAAAGCGCATCAGGCGGTGGCGCTGGATCTGCTGGGACGCCAAGAGGAAGCGCAGCAACTTGCTCAGGTGGAGGGGATCGCGCGCGAGATGCAGCAACTGAGAGAGGAGATAGCCGCCACCAGAGCCGAAACAACATCATTCGAAGGCATGGCGTTCCATCCGTAA